Part of the Elusimicrobiota bacterium genome is shown below.
CCATCGCCTGGGGAATCTTTCCGAATTTGATCTGTTTCACGCGTTCACCCCTCGCTGCTTTCTAAAAAAGGAAACCGCCCCTGGCCCGTTGCGGGGCCAGGGACAGTTTGCCTCGGCGTTTCTACAAAAAGAACGGCATCAGTCCCTGCGTTACCTCAACTCGACGACGGCGCCGGACTCGACGAGCTTCTTCTTCATCTCTTCGGCCTGGGCCTTGGCCACGCCTTCCTTCACGGCCTTGGGCGCGGCTTCGACCAAGTCCTTGGCTTCCTTTAGGCCCAGACCTGTGAGCTCACGGACGGTCTTGATGACCTGGATCTTCTTGTCCCCGGCGCTGACCAGGAACACGTTGAAATCCGTCTTCTCCTCGACGGCGGCGGCGGCGGCTCCGCCCGCGGCGGGAGCGGCGGCGGCCACGCCCACGGCGGCGGCCTTGACGCCGAACTTCTCCTCGGCGAGCTTGACGAACTCGGCGGCCTCGAGCACGGTCCAGGCCCCCATCACGTCCACGGCTTCTGCGGGCGACAACTTGGTCGGCATGCGTTCTCCTTTTTTCTGGCAGCTCCTTTCGGATTTATCCCCTACGCGGGGACTGCCGGCTGCTCCTTTGAGGCGGCGGCCGCGCCTGATTCCGACTGCTTCTTCTGCTCCAAAGCCTTGACGACCAGCAGCACGTCCCGCGTCGGGGCCTGCATCACGGCCAGGGGCTGGCTGATCATATTGTACAGGATGCTGACGGCCCTGCCCAGCACTTCCTGCCGCGAGCCCAGCGTCGAGAGCTGCGCGCATTCAGCCGGGGTCATCCACTTCTGGCTGACCACGCCGGCCTTGACCTTCAATTTTGGGAACTGTTTGGCGAAAGCGGCCAGGACCTTGGCCGGCGCGATCGGATCGTCGCCGTCCGAGACCACCATGCCCACGGGGCCTTTAAGGAGCTTGGCATCCGGCCCTTCCAGGCCGGCGTTCTTGAGGGCGTAGCGCACCAGGCTGTTCTTGACCACCGCGTAGCGGCAGTGCAGGGGGCGCAGCTTGGCGCGCAGCTCGTCGAGCTCCTTGAACTTGAGCCCCTGATACTCCGTGAAGAACAGGTGCGGCGCGACCTTCAGCTTCTCAGCCAGCGTCTTCGCCTTCTCGGTCTTCTGAACCTTGGTCAGTTTCATGGCATCCTCTCAAATCACGCCTCGGCAAAAACAGCCCCGTTCTTCCAGTACACACGACAGAAGAGCGAGGTGCCGGGGACGGCTTTCGTGAACTTCAAATTGCGCACCCGAAGGTGCGGGCGGTCAAGGGGCGGACGAGACCGGCAACGACCTACTCTCCCAACGCCGAGATGGGCGTTAGTACCATCGGCCCTGGCAGGCTTAACTGCCGTGTTCGGAATGGGAACGGGTGTATCCCTGCCGGAAATATCACCGGTCTCATTCGCCCCTCGACCCTATTATGGTGGGAGTATGGTTGGACATCCCGATATTGTTTTCCGGGACATACATCGCTCCGATTCCTATTCGGGGCGAACTCGCCTGGGTCGAAACATTGTCAAAGAATAATTAAGGCGTCCACACACGATCGAAGAATATGGCCAAGCCTCTCGGACGATTAGTACCGCTTTGCTTAAAGCCTCGCGGCTCTTACACGTGCGGCCTATCAACCTGGTAGTCTTCCAGGGTCCTTCAGGGGCCTTGCGGCCCGGGAAACCTAATCTTGGGGCGGGTTTCACGCTTAGATGCTTTCAGCGTTTATCCCTTCCGAACACCGCTACCCAGCGATACCCTTGGCAGGATAACTGGTACACAGGAGGTCCGTTCATCCAGGTCCTCTCGTACTATGGACGACTCCCCTCAAGTTTCCTTGCGCGCATGGTAGATAGAGACCGTACTGTCTCACGACGTACTGAACCCAGCTCACGTACCGCTTTAATGGGCGAACAGCCCAACCCTTCCCACCTGCTCCAGCGGGAGGATGCGATGAGCCGACATCGAGGTGCCAAACCGGGTCGTCGATGTGAACTCTTGGACCCGATCAGCCTGTTATCCCCGGGGTAGCTTTTATCCGTTGAGCGATGGCCCTCCCACGAGGGACCACCGGATCACTATATCCGACTTTCGTCCCTGCTCGGCTTGTAGGCCTTGCAGTCAAGCTCCCTTCTGCTATTGCGCTCAATAGGCGATTACTATACGCCCTGAGGGAACCTTGGAACGCCTCCGTTACTCTTTGGGAGGCGACCGCCCCAGTCAAACTGCCCGCCTGACACTGTTCCCCGGCCGGATCACGGCCGTGGGTTAGTTTTACAGTCTCGATAGGCTGGTATTTCATGTTTTGCCTCCACCCAGGCCACAACCCGGGTTTCAAAGGCTCCCAGCTATGCTACGCAATCAAAACCATAAAACGATGTCAAGTTACAGTAAAGCTCCACGGGGTCTTTTCGTCTAACCACGCGTAACGAGCGTCTTCACTCGTACCACAATTTCGCCGAGCACTTGGTCGAGACAGCGGGACCTTTGTTACACCATTCGTGCAGGTCGGAACTTACCCGACAAGGAATTTCGCTACCTTAGGACGGTTATAGTTACCGCCGCCGTTTACCGGGGCTTGAGTTCGCCGCTTCGCCCTTGCGAGCTGACGGCTCCCCTTGACCTTCCGGCACCGGGCAGGTGTCACACCCTATACCTCATCTTGCGATTTCAGCAGAGTGCTGTGTTTTTGCTAAACAGTCACGGTCCCCCTTTCACTGCGGCTCCTCTTGCGAGGAGCATCCCTTCTTCCGAAGTTACGGGATCATTTTGCCTAGTTCCTTGACCAAGTCTCACTCGCGCGCCTTAGGATTTTCACCCCACCTACCTGTGTCGGATTACGGTACGGTTAGATCATAAGCAACTTACGAGGGTTTTCTAGGCAGCGTAGTTCAGCGACTACCCGCCGGTCACCCGGCAGTCCCCATCGGCTTTCAGGTTAACGCCCCTCCGGACTTTTCCTGGAAGAGCACCCCTACGGCTTTGGCCTGGGACAACCTTTACCCAGGACCGCTTACCTTTCTGCGTCACCTCTTAAGTTAACGCCCATGACCTAGTTCCGGAATTTTAACCGGATGCCCATCGGCTACGCCCTTCGGCCTCGCCTTAGGACCGACTAACCCTGAGCCGACGAACGTTGCTCAAGGAACCCTTAGGTTTTCGGCGACAAGGATTCTCACCTTGTTTCTCGCTACTTATTCCGACATCCTCACTTCACAACGCTCCAGCACTCCTTACGGTATGCCTTCACTGCATTGTGAACGCTCTCCTACCCCGCATCAAGGACGGATCCTCGATGCAGACGCGATTGCGGTGACATGCTTGAGCCCCGTGTCATTTTCCGCGCAGATTCGCTAGACCAGTGAGCTGTTACGCACTCTTTGAAGGATGGCTGCTTCTAAGCCAACCTCCTGGCTGTTTGAGCAAATCCACAGCGTTTTCCACTTAGCATGTACTTTGGGACCTAGATCGACGTTCTGGGTTGTTTCCCTCTTGCACGTGGAGCTTATCCCCCACGAACTGACTGCCCGCTAGTACGCCGCGGTATTCGGAGTTTGACAGACTTCGGAGGAGGGGTTGCCTCCCCTACATCTACCAGTGCTCTACCCCCGCGGTTTAACGGCGGACGCTAGCCCTAAAGCTATTTCGGAGAGAACCAGCTATCACCAAGTTCGATTGGCCTTTCACCCCTAACCACAGCTCATGTAGAATCTTTTCAACGATTAACACTCCGAGCCTCCACGACGTTTTACCGTCGTTTCACTCTGGCCATGGTTAGATCACTTGGCTTCGGGTCTGATGTGTCGAACTGAGCGCCCTTTCAGACTCGCTTTCGCTACGGCTTCGGACGGAACGTTAGTACCGCCCTTAACCTCGCTCGACCCATCAACTCGCCGGATCATTCTTCAACAGGCACACACTCAGGCATTCCCTCGCCTTGCGGCTCGGGCATAGCCCCCGTGTAGCTTGTATGCATACGGTTTCAGGTTCTATTTCACTCCCCGTCAGGGGTTCTTTTCGCCTTTCCCTCGCGGTACTGGTTCACTATCGGTTACCAGAGAGTATTTAGCCTTGGAGGGTGGTCCCCCCGGATTCCCACGAGATTGCACGTGACCCGTGGTACTTAGGAACTCATCGGGAGTCAGCTGGATTTCGCGTACGAGACTAGCACTCTCTTTGGTCGGCCTTTCCAGGACCGTTCCGCTATCCGCTGATTTGTAACTCCCCGGTTCTGCACCGGATGAGCCCTGCAACACCCCGACGGCACGCCGTCAGGGTTTAGGCTATTCCCCGTTCGCTCGCCACTACTAGGGGAATCTCGGTTGATGTCTTTTCCTCCGGGTACTGGGATGTTTCGCTTCCCCGGGTTGTCCCCCTTGCGCTATCTCCTGACCCGAAGGCCAGGCCTTTACTCAAGGGTCCGCAGGCTTTCGTCTGCGGTGGTTGCCCAATTCGGAAATCTCCGGATCAAAACCTATTTGCGGTTCCCCGGAGCTTATCGCAGCTTATCACGTCCTTCATCGGCTTCTGGTACCAAGGCATTCACCATATGCACTATGTAGCTTGACCATATTCTTCCATCGAGCCCGGTCCCCGGTCAAAAGGGCCAGGCTTGAGTGAGACGCCTACATATTATTCTTTGTTGCTAAGCATCCCTCGGCTTTCCGCTTCCCGCCCCTCAGGGGGTCATTATGGAACGCGGTGTTTCGAGAGAATACGCATGATTTTTGAAAGATCCAAATCGGTGGCCGGATTCTGCTTCCCTTGGACCCTAGCGGGATCGAACCGCTGACCTCCTGCTTGCAAAGCAGGCGCTCTCCCAGCTGAGCTAAGGGCCCGACTCCGGTTTTGCCAGCCAATAGGCGCTCCGTCTTAGAAAGCTCGACCTACCCCTCATCGTGAGATGAGGAATAGAAAGGAGGTGATCCAGCCGCACGTTCCCGTACGGCTACCTTGTTACGACTTCACCCCAATCACCAATCACAATTTCATGGCAGCCAGGCTGCCACTTCTGTTGCAATGGGCTTTCGTGGTGTGACGGGCGGTGTGTACAAGGCCCGGGAACGTATTCACCGCGGCCGTGCTGATCCGCGATTACTAGCGATTCCAACTTCACGAGGGCGAGTTGCAGCCCTCGATCTGAACTGAGACGTACTTTGGGGATTTGCTCCACCTTGCGGTCTTGCTTCCCTCTGTGTACGCCATTGTAGCACGTGTGTAGCCCTGGACATAAAGGCCATGATGACTTGACGTCATCCCCGCCTTCCTCCACGTTATCCGCGGCAGTCTCCCAAGAGTCCTCTCATTGCTGAGTAGCAACATGGGATAGGGGTTGCGCTCGTTGCGGGACTTAACCCAACATCTCACGACACGAGCTGACGACAGCCATGCAGCACCTCGGCTGGCTCCCTTGCGGGTCGCCCAGTGTTTCCACCGGACTACTACCAGTCGTTCGAGCCCAGGTAAGGTTCTTCGCGTAGCGTCGAATTAAACCACATGCTCCACCGCTTGTGCGGGCCCCCGTCAATTCCTTTGAGTTTTAACCTTGCGGCCGTACTCCCCAGGCGGCTGACTTAAAGCGTTAGCGGCGGCACGGGAGGGGTCGATACCTCCCACACCTAGTCAGCATCGTTTACAGCTAGGACTACCAGGGTATCTAATCCTGTTTGCTCCCCTAGCTTTCGAGCCTCAGCGTCAGTAAGGGCCCAGGCAGCTGCTTTCGCCATAGGTGTTCCTCCCGATATCTACGCATTTCACCGCTACACCGGGAATTCCACTGCCCCCTACCCCACTCTAGGCGCCCAGTATCCATCGACCTATCCCGGTTGAGCCGGGAGATTTCACGACGGACTTAAGCACCCGCCTACACTCGCTTTACGCCTAGTAATTCCGAATAACGCTCGCCACCTACGTCTTACCGCGGCTGCTGGCACGTAGTTAGCCGTGGCTTATTCGCCAGGTACCGTCAGACCCTTGCGGGCGTTCGTCCCTAGCAAAAGAGGTTTACATCCCGAAGGACTTCGTCCCTCACGCAGAGTTGCTGGATCAGGCTTTCGCCCATTGTCCAAAATTCCCCACTGCTGCCTCCCGTAGGAGTAAGGCCCGTGTCTCAGTGCCTTCGTGCCCGTTCGCCCTTTCAGGCCGGGTACCCGTCATAGCCTTGGTGGGCCGTTACCTCACCAACTAGCTGATGGGCCGCAAGCCCCTCCCCGAACGATCCTTGCGGATCTCTCATCCCCGGAGGATGCCCTCCAGGGATCATACGGCGTATTAGCACCGCTTTCGCGGCGTTATCCACCATTCAGGGGCAGGTTGCTTACGTGTTACTCACTCGTCTGCCGCTAGGTCTGCGATACGCTGCAAACCCCGCTCGACTTGCATGTGTTATGCACTCTGCCAGCGTTAATTCTGAGCCAGGATCAAACTCTCCATTAAATGTTTGGACGTTTTCCCTTCCCTAAGGAGGAAGGTACTTCCGTTTTGCACCCAAATGGAGCGAATTGACTTTTAAGCTCTTCCTTGTTTCCGCCGCTTCCGCGCCCCAACGTCAGGACGCTTCCGCAGCAGAACACACCAATTTTACCTTAGCGCTCTCGCCCCGCTTCGCATCCTTGCGGATGCTGATGGAGGACGGAACGCCTATTCGCTGTCAAACCCGATTTTTCAAAGAGCGAAATTTGCCCTAAGCGGTCATCCCGACTTCGGAAGCCGCTAGCGGCAAATTGCTTTGCCGTCCGCTTGACTTCACAAGCTGACTGGGACATTATAGCACGAAACCGCCACTCGGTGTCAAGGATTATTTTCTCCGTCTGAGAACGGCGTTTTTTTCGCTTGACAGATTGGGCGCACGGCGCGCAAAGGCGCAGGACCGGGGGTCGCGCGGGGCGGCCCCCAGGCATGACTTTTTTACATATATATGTTATAATGGTCGCATGGAGAGGCTGGCCGG
Proteins encoded:
- the rplJ gene encoding 50S ribosomal protein L10, with the translated sequence MKLTKVQKTEKAKTLAEKLKVAPHLFFTEYQGLKFKELDELRAKLRPLHCRYAVVKNSLVRYALKNAGLEGPDAKLLKGPVGMVVSDGDDPIAPAKVLAAFAKQFPKLKVKAGVVSQKWMTPAECAQLSTLGSRQEVLGRAVSILYNMISQPLAVMQAPTRDVLLVVKALEQKKQSESGAAAASKEQPAVPA
- the rplL gene encoding 50S ribosomal protein L7/L12, with translation MPTKLSPAEAVDVMGAWTVLEAAEFVKLAEEKFGVKAAAVGVAAAAPAAGGAAAAAVEEKTDFNVFLVSAGDKKIQVIKTVRELTGLGLKEAKDLVEAAPKAVKEGVAKAQAEEMKKKLVESGAVVELR